One Roseomonas sp. OT10 DNA window includes the following coding sequences:
- a CDS encoding IS701 family transposase has protein sequence MLCLPTRFAAVILSFAPLFFQRSWRCAEVLLIGTILAPGKRTVTSLLRVTGLARERRFVNYHRVLSRAAWSSQAASRLLLSHLIEAFAPRGPVVLGIDDTIERRRGKRISAMGICRDPVHSSHGHFVKASGLRWISLMLLAPIPWAGRVWALPFLTALAPSERYCRVRGLRHKKLTDWARQLVVQARRWLPGRDIVVVGDSGFAALELLASLTRHKVTGITRLRLDAALYDPAPPRLPGTNG, from the coding sequence ATGCTCTGCCTGCCGACCCGCTTCGCCGCGGTGATCCTGAGCTTTGCGCCCCTCTTTTTCCAGCGGAGTTGGCGTTGCGCGGAGGTGCTGCTGATCGGGACCATTCTGGCGCCGGGCAAGCGCACGGTGACGAGCCTGCTCCGTGTCACCGGGCTCGCGCGAGAACGGCGCTTTGTGAACTACCATCGAGTGCTCAGCCGGGCGGCTTGGAGTTCCCAGGCGGCGTCGCGCCTCCTGCTGAGCCACCTGATCGAGGCCTTTGCGCCGAGAGGGCCGGTGGTGCTGGGCATCGACGACACCATCGAGCGCCGCCGCGGCAAGCGGATTTCGGCGATGGGCATCTGCCGCGACCCGGTGCACTCCAGCCACGGGCACTTCGTGAAGGCCTCTGGCCTACGCTGGATTAGCCTGATGCTGCTGGCACCGATCCCCTGGGCCGGGCGGGTCTGGGCGTTGCCCTTCCTCACTGCACTGGCGCCCTCGGAGCGGTACTGCCGGGTGCGGGGCCTCCGGCACAAGAAGCTCACCGACTGGGCACGCCAGCTGGTGGTGCAGGCCCGTCGATGGCTGCCTGGGCGGGATATCGTTGTCGTCGGTGACAGCGGCTTCGCCGCCCTGGAACTGCTGGCCTCCCTGACCCGCCACAAGGTTACCGGCATCACCCGCTTGCGCCTCGATGCGGCGCTCTACGACCCGGCGCCACCCCGGCTGCCCGGGACCAATGGAT
- a CDS encoding glycogen/starch/alpha-glucan phosphorylase encodes MNDDSPLAAPPAPATTPEASSEAEALRRCILDKLIYEVGGNPERASARDWFLAASLATRDRIVDRWRASNAQAVEQGEKQVCYLSLEFLIGRLLADALGNLGLTGTMREALAGLGVDLDRIFREEPDAALGNGGLGRLAACFMESMASLRIPAYGYGIRYENGLFRQLIQDGQQREVPEDWLSFGNPWEFERAGVAYDVGFGGHVAAQPTGDGGTKLAWHPGEVVKAIAYDTPVVGWRGAWVNTLRLWSARAVDPLQLDAFNQGDHVGAQAARVRAEAISRVLYPGDETPAGQELRLRQEYFFASASLQDLLRRHLRQYGEVGNLAEKAAVQLNDTHPAIGVSELMRLLVDEHGVAWEGAWDITRATFSYTNHTLLPEALETWPVSLMERLLPRNMQIIYLINARHLDKARRDGAGDALLASVSLIDEQHGRRVRMGHLAFIGSHRINGVSALHTGLMRQTVFAELNRVYPGRIVNKTNGITFRRWLLRANPALTALLVDALGEGVLDDPEQLERLAPYADDAGFRERFAGQRRTAKEALARIVRERTGVAVDPAALFDVQIKRIHEYKRQLLNILETVALYNAMRAQPMASWVPRVKIFAGKAAASYHQAKLIIRLANDVARVINSDPTVRGLLKVAFLPNYNVSLAESIIPAADLSEQISTAGMEASGTGNMKFALNGALTIGTLDGANVEILERVGQENIFIFGLTAAEAGERRRKGFDARAAVAASPALEGVLDAVASGVFSPEEPARYRGLVAGLLDHDSFLVTADFDAYYAAQREVAARWTNPAAWWRSAVLNTSHVAWFSSDRTIREYAEDVWGLPPR; translated from the coding sequence TTGAACGACGACTCTCCGCTCGCCGCACCGCCGGCTCCCGCGACGACGCCGGAGGCGTCCTCCGAGGCGGAGGCGTTGCGCCGCTGCATCCTGGACAAGCTGATCTACGAGGTCGGCGGGAATCCGGAGCGGGCCAGCGCGCGCGACTGGTTCCTCGCCGCCTCCCTGGCCACGCGCGACCGGATCGTGGACCGCTGGCGCGCCTCCAACGCCCAGGCGGTGGAGCAGGGGGAGAAGCAGGTCTGCTACCTCTCCCTGGAATTCCTGATCGGCCGGCTGCTGGCCGATGCGCTGGGCAACCTCGGCCTGACCGGGACGATGCGGGAGGCACTGGCCGGGCTGGGGGTGGATCTGGACCGGATCTTCCGGGAGGAGCCGGACGCGGCGCTGGGCAATGGCGGCCTCGGCCGTCTGGCCGCCTGCTTCATGGAGAGCATGGCGAGCCTGCGCATCCCCGCCTATGGCTACGGCATCCGCTACGAGAACGGCCTGTTCCGGCAGCTGATCCAGGACGGGCAGCAGCGGGAGGTGCCGGAGGACTGGCTCTCCTTCGGCAACCCCTGGGAGTTCGAGCGCGCGGGCGTCGCCTATGACGTCGGCTTCGGCGGCCATGTCGCCGCCCAGCCCACGGGCGACGGGGGCACGAAGCTGGCCTGGCATCCGGGCGAGGTGGTGAAGGCCATCGCCTACGACACGCCGGTGGTGGGCTGGCGCGGCGCCTGGGTGAACACGCTGCGGCTCTGGTCGGCGCGCGCGGTCGACCCGCTGCAGCTCGACGCCTTCAACCAGGGCGACCATGTCGGTGCCCAGGCGGCCCGGGTGAGGGCGGAGGCCATCTCCCGCGTGCTCTATCCGGGCGACGAGACCCCGGCGGGGCAGGAGCTGCGGCTGCGGCAGGAGTACTTCTTCGCCTCCGCCTCGCTGCAGGACCTGCTGCGCCGCCACCTGCGCCAGTATGGCGAGGTCGGCAACCTGGCCGAGAAGGCCGCCGTGCAGCTCAACGACACCCATCCCGCGATCGGCGTGTCGGAGCTGATGCGGCTGCTGGTGGACGAGCATGGCGTGGCCTGGGAAGGCGCCTGGGACATCACCCGCGCCACCTTCTCCTACACCAACCACACCCTGCTGCCGGAGGCGCTGGAGACCTGGCCCGTCTCGCTGATGGAGCGGCTGTTGCCGCGCAACATGCAGATCATCTACCTCATCAACGCCCGCCACCTGGACAAGGCGCGACGCGACGGGGCGGGGGATGCGCTGCTCGCCTCGGTCTCGCTGATCGACGAGCAGCACGGCCGGCGGGTGCGGATGGGGCACCTCGCCTTCATCGGCTCGCACCGCATCAACGGCGTCTCCGCGCTGCACACCGGGCTGATGCGGCAGACGGTCTTCGCCGAGCTGAACCGCGTCTACCCCGGGCGGATCGTCAACAAGACCAACGGCATCACCTTCCGCCGCTGGCTGCTGCGCGCCAACCCGGCGCTGACGGCGCTGCTCGTCGACGCGCTGGGCGAGGGCGTGCTGGACGATCCGGAGCAGCTGGAGCGGCTGGCCCCCTATGCCGACGATGCCGGGTTCCGGGAGCGCTTCGCCGGACAGCGGCGTACCGCGAAGGAGGCGCTGGCGCGGATCGTGCGCGAGCGGACGGGGGTGGCGGTGGATCCCGCCGCGCTATTCGACGTGCAGATCAAGCGCATCCACGAATACAAGCGCCAGCTCCTGAACATCCTGGAGACGGTGGCGCTGTACAACGCGATGCGGGCGCAGCCGATGGCAAGCTGGGTGCCGCGGGTGAAGATCTTCGCCGGCAAGGCGGCCGCCAGCTACCATCAGGCGAAGCTGATCATCCGCCTGGCCAATGACGTCGCCCGCGTCATCAACAGCGATCCCACCGTGCGCGGGCTGCTGAAGGTCGCCTTTCTGCCGAACTACAACGTCTCGCTGGCGGAATCGATCATCCCGGCCGCCGACCTGTCGGAGCAGATTTCCACCGCCGGCATGGAGGCCTCCGGCACCGGCAACATGAAGTTCGCCCTGAACGGCGCGCTGACCATCGGCACGCTGGACGGCGCCAACGTCGAGATCCTGGAGCGCGTCGGCCAGGAGAACATCTTCATCTTCGGCCTGACCGCGGCCGAGGCGGGCGAGCGTCGGCGCAAGGGCTTCGACGCCCGGGCTGCCGTGGCGGCCTCGCCCGCGCTCGAGGGCGTGCTGGACGCGGTCGCCTCGGGCGTCTTCTCGCCGGAGGAGCCGGCGCGTTACCGCGGGCTGGTGGCCGGGCTGCTGGACCATGACAGCTTCCTCGTCACGGCCGACTTCGACGCCTACTACGCCGCCCAGCGCGAGGTGGCGGCACGCTGGACCAACCCGGCCGCCTGGTGGCGCAGCGCGGTGCTGAACACCAGCCACGTCGCCTGGTTCTCCTCGGACCGGACGATCCGGGAATACGCCGAGGACGTCTGGGGGCTGCCGCCTCGCTGA
- a CDS encoding NAD-dependent succinate-semialdehyde dehydrogenase: MYPDVQLLIDGQWRAASGGKTIPVLNPATEEVIGTVAHAGRGDLDEALAAAEKGFATWRKVSAFDRSKLMRKAADILRGRADAIARLLTLEQGKPLPEAKMEVLAGADVIDWFAEEARRAYGRVIPARAEGVYQLVVKEPVGPVAAFTPWNFPINQVVRKLSAALAAGCSIIVKAPEETPASPAELLRAFVEAGVPAGVVNLVYGVPAEISEYLIPHPVIRKVTFTGSTPVGKKLAALAGEHMKRVTMELGGHAPAIVFDDADVEAASRILAGSKFRNAGQVCVSPTRFLVQEKVFDRFVDGFVAAAKQVKVGNGLEEGVTMGPLANDRRIPAMEALLGDARQKGAEVRTGGERIGNKGYFFAPTVVTNVTRQMRVMNEEPFGPMALMVPFRDFDEVVEEANRLPFGLASYAFTRSAKTAQAIASQVEAGMMTINHLGLALPEVPFGGIKDSGYGSEGGSEAIEAYLNPKFVSQAGL; this comes from the coding sequence ATGTACCCAGACGTCCAGCTTCTGATCGACGGCCAGTGGCGCGCGGCCTCGGGCGGCAAGACCATCCCCGTGCTGAACCCGGCCACCGAGGAGGTGATCGGCACCGTCGCGCATGCCGGCCGCGGCGACCTGGACGAGGCGCTGGCGGCGGCTGAGAAGGGCTTCGCCACCTGGCGCAAGGTCTCGGCCTTCGACCGTTCCAAGCTGATGCGCAAGGCCGCCGACATCCTGCGCGGCCGGGCGGATGCCATCGCCAGGCTGCTGACGCTGGAGCAGGGCAAGCCGCTGCCCGAGGCGAAGATGGAGGTGCTGGCCGGCGCGGACGTCATCGACTGGTTCGCCGAGGAAGCCCGCCGCGCCTACGGCCGCGTGATCCCGGCGCGGGCCGAGGGGGTGTACCAGCTGGTGGTGAAGGAGCCGGTCGGCCCCGTCGCCGCCTTCACCCCATGGAACTTCCCGATCAACCAGGTGGTGCGCAAGCTGTCGGCGGCGTTGGCCGCGGGCTGCTCCATCATCGTCAAGGCGCCGGAGGAGACGCCGGCCTCGCCCGCCGAGCTGCTCCGCGCCTTCGTCGAGGCGGGCGTGCCGGCGGGGGTGGTGAACCTCGTCTACGGCGTGCCGGCGGAGATCTCGGAATACCTCATCCCGCATCCGGTGATCCGCAAGGTAACCTTCACCGGCTCCACCCCCGTGGGCAAGAAGCTGGCCGCCCTGGCCGGCGAGCACATGAAGCGCGTCACCATGGAGCTGGGCGGCCACGCGCCCGCCATCGTCTTCGACGACGCGGATGTGGAGGCGGCGAGCCGCATCCTGGCCGGCTCCAAGTTCCGCAATGCCGGGCAGGTCTGCGTCTCGCCCACGCGCTTCCTGGTGCAGGAGAAGGTGTTCGACCGGTTCGTGGACGGCTTCGTCGCCGCGGCGAAGCAGGTGAAGGTCGGCAACGGGCTGGAGGAGGGGGTGACGATGGGCCCGCTCGCCAACGACCGCCGCATCCCCGCCATGGAGGCGCTGCTGGGCGACGCCCGGCAGAAGGGCGCGGAGGTCCGCACCGGCGGCGAGCGCATCGGCAACAAGGGCTACTTCTTCGCCCCCACGGTGGTGACAAACGTCACCCGCCAGATGCGCGTGATGAACGAGGAGCCCTTCGGCCCGATGGCGCTGATGGTCCCCTTCCGCGACTTCGACGAGGTGGTGGAGGAGGCGAACCGCCTGCCCTTCGGCCTCGCCTCCTACGCCTTCACCCGCTCGGCGAAGACGGCCCAGGCCATCGCGTCCCAGGTCGAGGCGGGGATGATGACGATCAACCACCTGGGCCTTGCCCTGCCCGAGGTCCCCTTCGGCGGGATCAAGGACAGCGGCTACGGCTCCGAAGGCGGGTCGGAGGCGATCGAGGCTTACCTGAACCCGAAGTTCGTGTCCCAGGCGGGGCTCTGA